In Equus asinus isolate D_3611 breed Donkey chromosome 13, EquAss-T2T_v2, whole genome shotgun sequence, one DNA window encodes the following:
- the CNTNAP1 gene encoding contactin-associated protein 1 — MGFGISPFASYLCDLERRAGSRSWNWSPSRSRAPGGGRRTHPPCMMRLALFCILLAAISGAWGWGYYGCDEELVGPLYARSLGASSYYGLFTTPRFARLHGISGWSPRIGDPNPWLQIDLMKKHRIRAVATQGSFNSWDWVTRYMLLYGDRVDSWTPFYQRGHNATFFGNVNESAVVRHDLHYHFTARYIRIVPLAWNPRGKIGLRLGLYGCPYKSDVLYFDGDDAISYRFPRGVSRSLWDVFAFSFKTEEKDGLLLHAEGVQGDYVTLELQGAQLLLHMSLGSSPIQPRPGHTTVSAGGVLNDQHWHYVRVDRFGRQANLTLDGYVQRFVLNGDFERLNLDTEMFIGGLVGAAQKNLAYRHNFRGCMENVIFNRVNIADLAVRRHSRITFEGKVAFRCLDPVPHPINFGGPHNFVQVPGFPRRGRLAVSFRFRTWDLTGLLLFSRLGDGLGHVELMLSEGQVNVSIAQTGRKKLQFAAGYRLNNGFWHEVNFVAQENHAVISIDDVEGAEVRVSYPLLIRTGTSYFFGGCPKPASRSGCHSNQTAFHGCMELLKVDGQLVNLTLVEGRRLGYYAEVLFDTCGITDRCSPNMCEHDGRCYQSWDDFICYCELTGYKGETCHQPLYKESCEAYRLSGKTSGNFTIDPDGSGPLKPFVVYCDIRENRAWTVVRHDRLWTTRVTGSSMERPFLGAIQYWNASWEEVSALANASQHCEQWIEFSCYNSRLLNTAGGYPYSFWIGRNEEQHFYWGGSQPGIQRCACGLDGSCVDPALHCNCDADQPQWRTDKGLLTFVDHLPVTQVVVGDTNRSTSEAQFFLRPLRCYGDRNSWNTISFHTGAALRFPPIRANHSLDVSFYFRTSAPSGVFLENMGGPYCQWRRPYVRVELNTSRDVVFAFDVGNGDENLTVHSDDFEFNDDEWHLVRAEINVKQARLRVDHRPWVLRPMPLQTYIWLEYDQPLYVGSAELKRRPFVGCLRAMRLNGVTLNLEGRANASEGTSPNCTGRCAHPRFPCFHGGRCVERYSYYTCDCDLTAFDGPYCNHDIGGFFEPGTWMRYNLQSALRSAAREFSHMLSRPVPGYEPGYIPGYDTPGYVPGYHGPGYRLPDYPQPGRPVPGYRGPVYNVTGEEVSFSFSTSSAPAVLLYVSSFVRDYMAVLIKEDGTLQLRYQLGTSPYVYQLTTRPVTDGQPHSVNITRVYRNLFIQVDYFPLTEQKFSLLVDSQLDSPKALYLGRVMETGVIDPEIQRYNTPGFSGCLSGVRFNNVAPLKTHFRTPRPMTAELAEALRVQGELSESNCGAMPRLFSEVPPELDPWYLPPDFPYYHDDGWVAILLGFLVAFLLLGLVGMLVLFYLQNHRYKGSYHTNEPKATHDYHPGSKHPLPTSGSAQAPAPTPASTQVPAPAPAPTPAPASAPAPGPRDQNLPQILEESRSE; from the exons ATGGGTTTTGGAATATCGCCATTTGCCAGCTAcctgtgtgatcttga GAGGAGAGCTGGAAGCCGGAGCTGGAACTGGAGTCCTAGCCGGAGCCGGGCCCCGGGAGGAGGCCGCCGGACCCATCCGCCCTGCATGATGCGTCTCGCGCTCTTCTGCATCCTGCTTGCAGCGATCtcaggagcctggggctggggctacT ACGGCTGTGACGAGGAGCTGGTCGGGCCTCTGTACGCACGCTCTCTGGGCGCCTCCTCCTACTACGGGCTCTTCACTACGCCTCGCTTTGCCAGGCTGCATG GCATAAGTGGATGGTCTCCCCGGATTGGGGACCCGAATCCCTGGCTCCAGATAGATTTAATGAAGAAGCACCGGATCCGTGCCGTGGCCACGCAGGGCTCCTTTAACTCGTGGGATTGGGTCACACGTTACATGCTGCTCTATGGTGACCGAGTGGACAGCTGGACGCCGTTCTACCAGCGAGGGCACAACGCG accttcTTCGGTAACGTGAACGAGTCGGCGGTGGTGCGCCACGACCTCCACTACCACTTCACCGCGCGCTACATCCGCATCGTGCCCTTGGCGTGGAACCCGCGCGGCAAGATCGGCCTGAGGCTCGGCCTCTACGGCTGCCCTTACA AGTCCGACGTGCTCTATTTCGACGGCGATGACGCCATCTCGTACCGCTTCCCGCGAGGGGTCAGCCGGAGCCTGTGGGACGTGTTCGCGTTCAGCTTCAAGACCGAAGAGAAGGACGGGCTCCTGCTGCACGCCGAGGGCGTCCAGGGCGACTACGTGACACTTGAGCTGCAGGGGGCGCAGTTGCTGCTGCACATGAGCCTGG gcagcagccctATCCAGCCAAGGCCCGGTCACACGACCGTGAGCGCTGGAGGCGTCCTCAACGACCAGCACTGGCATTATGTGCGTGTGGACCGATTTGGCCGCCAAGCGAATCTCACCCTGGACGGCTACGTGCAGCGCTTCGTGCTCAATGGCGACTTCGAAAGACTGAACCTGGACACCGAG ATGTTCATCGGGGGTCTGGTGGGCGCCGCCCAGAAGAACCTTGCCTATCGCCATAACTTCCGCGGCTGCATGGAAAATGTAATCTTCAACCGAGTCAACATCGCGGACCTGGCCGTGCGGCGCCATTCGCGGATCACCTTCGAG GGTAAGGTGGCCTTCCGTTGCCTGGACCCGGTTCCCCACCCCATCAACTTCGGAGGTCCTCACAACTTCGTGCAAGTGCCTGGCTTcccccgccgcggccgcctcgcaGTCTCCTTTCGCttccgcacctgggatctcaCGGGCCTGCTACTTTTCTCCCGCCTGGGGGACGGGCTGGGCCACGTGGAGCTGATGCTCAGTGAAGGGCAGGTCAACGTGTCCATCGCGCAGACTGGCCGAAAGAAGCTTCAGTTCGCTGCTG GGTACCGCCTGAATAATGGCTTTTGGCATGAGGTGAATTTTGTGGCACAGGAAAACCATGCAGTCATCAGCATTGATGATGTGGAGGGGGCAGAGGTCAGGGTCTCATACCCACTGCTGATCCGTACAGGGACCTCATACTTCTTTGGGG GTTGTCCCAAGCCAGCCAGTCGATCGGGCTGCCACTCCAACCAGACGGCGTTCCATGGCTGCATGGAGCTGCTCAAGGTGGATGGTCAACTGGTCAACCTGACTCTGGTGGAGGGCCGGCGGCTTGGATACTATGCTGAGGTCCTCTTTGACACATGTGGCATCACTGATAG GTGCAGCCCTAACATGTGTGAGCACGATGGACGCTGCTACCAGTCTTGGGATGACTTCATCTGCTACTGTGAACTGACAGGCTACAAGGGGGAGACCTGCCACCAAC CTTTGTATAAGGAATCCTGTGAGGCTTATCGGCTCAGTGGGAAAACTTCTGGAAACTTCACCATTGATCCAGATGGCAGTGGCCCCCTGAAGCCATTTGTAGTGTACTGTGATATCCGAG agaACCGGGCATGGACAGTTGTACGGCATGACAGGCTGTGGACAACTCGGGTGACAGGTTCTAGCATGGAGCGGCCATTCCTGGGGGCCATCCAGTACTGGAATGCATCCTGGGAGGAAGTCAGTGCCCTGGCCAATGCTTCCCAGCACTGTGAACAGTGGATCGAGTTCTCCTGCTACAATTCCCGGCTGCTCAACACTGCGG GAGGCTACCCCTACAGCTTCTGGATTGGCCGAAATGAGGAACAGCACTTCTACTGGGGAGGCTCGCAGCCTGGGATCCAGCGCTGTGCCTGTGGTCTGGACGGGAGCTGTGTGGACCCCGCCCTGCACTGTAACTGTGACGCCGACCAGCCCCAGTG GAGAACCGACAAGGGACTGCTGACCTTTGTGGACCATTTGCCTGTCACTCAGGTGGTGGTGGGGGATACAAACCGCTCCACTTCTGAGGCCCAGTTCTTCCTGAGGCCTCTGCGCTGCTATGGTGATC GAAATTCCTGGAACACCATCTCTTTCCACACTGGGGCTGCTCTACGCTTTCCCCCAATCCGTGCCAACCACAGCCTTGATGTCTCCTTCTACTTCAGGACCTCGGCTCCCTCAGGAGTCTTCCTAGAGAATATGGGGGGCCCTTACTGCCAGTGGCGACGACCTTACGTGCGGGTGGAACTCAACA CATCCCGGGATGTGGTCTTCGCCTTCGATGTGGGGAATGGGGATGAGAACCTGACAGTACACTCAGATGACTTTGAATTCAACGATGACGAGTGGCACCTGGTCCGGGCTGAAATCAACGTGAAGCAGGCCCGGCTCCGTGTGGATCACCGGCCCTGGGTGCTGAGGCCTATGCCCCTGCAGACCTACATCTGGCTGGAGTATGACCAGCCCCTCTATGTTG GATCTGCGGAGCTTAAGAGGCGCCCCTTCGTGGGTTGCTTGAGGGCTATGCGTCTGAACGGAGTGACTCTGAACCTGGAAGGCCGTGCCAATGCCTCTGAGGGTACCTCACCCAACTGCACAGGCCGCTGCGCCCACCCCCGGTTCCCCTGTTTCCATGGAGGCCGCTGCGTGGAACGCTACAGCTACTACACATGTGACTGTGACCTCACGGCTTTTGATGGGCCTTATTGCAACCACG ATATTGGTGGCTTCTTTGAGCCCGGCACCTGGATGCGCTATAATCTACAGTCAGCGCTGCGCTCCGCAGCACGGGAGTTCTCCCACATGCTGAGCCGGCCAGTGCCAGGCTATGAGCCTGGCTATATCCCTGGCTATGACACTCCTGGCTATGTACCTGGCTACCACGGCCCTGGGTACCGTCTGCCTGACTACCCCCAGCCTGGCCGGCCTGTACCCGGTTACCGTGGGCCTGTCTACAATGTCACTGGAGAGGAGGTGTCCTTCAGCTTCAGCACCAGCTCCGCCCCCGCTGTCCTGCTCTATGTCAGCTCCTTTGTGCGTGACTACATGGCCGTGCTCATCAAGGAAGATG ggaCCCTGCAGCTGCGATATCAGCTGGGCACCAGTCCCTACGTGTACCAACTAACTACCCGACCAGTTACTGATGGCCAGCCCCACAGCGTCAACATCACCCGGGTCTACCGCAACCTCTTCATCCAG GTGGACTACTTCCCACTGACAGAACAGAAGTTCTCACTGTTGGTGGACAGCCAGCTGGACTCACCCAAGGCCTTGTATCTAGGGCGTGTTATGG AGACGGGAGTAATTGACCCGGAGATCCAGCGCTATAACACACCAGGTTTCTCGGGCTGCTTGTCTGGTGTTCGATTCAACAATGTGGCTCCCCTCAAGACCCACTTCCGAACCCCTCGACCCATGACCGCTGAGCTAGCTGAGGCCCTTCGAGTTCAGGGAGAACTGTCTGAATCTAACTGCGGAGCCATGCCACGTCTTTTCTCAGAGGTGCCCCCTGAGCTGGATCCCTGGTATCTGCCCCCAG ACTTCCCATACTACCATGATGATGGATGGGTTGCCATACTTTTAGGCT ttttggTGGCCTTCCTGCTGCTGGGGCTGGTGGGAATGTTGGTGCTTTTCTATCTGCAAAATCATCGCTACAAGGGCTCCTACCACACCAATGAGCCCAAGGCCACCCACGATTACCACCCTGGCAGCAAACATCCCCTACCTACTTCAGGCtctgcccaggccccagcccctacCCCAGCTTCCACCCAagttccagccccagccccagccccaaccccagccccagcctcagccccagcccctggcccccggGACCAAAATCTACCCCAGATCCTGGAGGAGTCCAGGTCTGAATGA